The Antarcticibacterium flavum genome contains the following window.
AATATTGATGCTATCCAAAAAGAAAAAAGGGCAGGGCTTATTGCCGAGATCACCGGTATACTTGAGAAAAGCAATGGCAAAATAAGAACCCTTGTGCACAGTATAGCCAAAGGGAACTTAAAGCCAATGACCGGGGAAGGCCCTATTCTTGAAAATATAGATTTTCAGCTCACCCTGGATGCCATGGCCCTTAGTTTATACGACTGGACACAAGCCGTTTTCCAGGCCAAATTGTTTGCAAAGGACTCCCGGGTGATCTCGTTTACGAGTGAAGGAAATCAGAAGGCCTGGGCAAACTATGCTGCAGTATCTGTGGCCAAAGTCGCTATGGAATCCATTACTCGCAGCATGGCACTGGAATTTGCATCCCATGGAATTCGTTGTAATTGCATACAGGCAGGAGTAACCGTTACGCGGTCATTCCAGCTTATCCCGGGCAGTGAGACCCTAAAGGAACATGCCCTAAAACGCAATCCCTATCGCAGGCTCACCGTTCCTAATGACGTGGCAAATGTTGTTTACCTGCTTTCCAAAGATGAAGCCTGCTGGATCACCGGGGCGATCATTCCTGTGAATGGCGGGGAGCACTTAAAGTAATATCTGGCTTAAAAAAGACCTGCAGCTTTAGAGTTCTCCCGCTAACAGTGAATTAGTCTTTGAAAACTTCATTGGCATTTTACTGCCAATTTAATCAATTTAAAATATTAGATCTTGGCTTATAAAAATATCATTACCCGTCTCCCATATTCCCCGCCTTTTTTATTTGTAGATGATCTTAGCTATGTAGATGAGAATGGAGCCACGGGCACTTATACCTTTCCGCCGGAGTCTTTTTTCTACCGGGGACATTTTACAGATAATCCGGTAACTCCCGGTGTGATATTAACTGAATGTATGGCACAAATAGGAGTGGTATGCCTGGGCATTCATCTACTGGACAATGAACCTTCTTTGAGGGAGCGCAAGGAAACCAAAATTGCACTTAGTTCTACCACGGTCGATTTCTACCTTCCCGTCCTGCCAGGAGAGGAGGTAAAGGTGGTATCAGAAAAACTTTATTTCAGATTTAATAAACTCAAGTGCAAAATAGAAATGCTAAATACGGAAGGAAAACTGGTGTGCAGGGGTGAAATTGCGGGAATGATTGGATAATTCT
Protein-coding sequences here:
- a CDS encoding 3-hydroxyacyl-ACP dehydratase FabZ family protein, whose product is MAYKNIITRLPYSPPFLFVDDLSYVDENGATGTYTFPPESFFYRGHFTDNPVTPGVILTECMAQIGVVCLGIHLLDNEPSLRERKETKIALSSTTVDFYLPVLPGEEVKVVSEKLYFRFNKLKCKIEMLNTEGKLVCRGEIAGMIG
- a CDS encoding enoyl-ACP reductase FabI; translation: MVAEFKDQNYWALILGGSSGLGLATARKLAQHGMNIIIIHRDRKAEIPEIEEAFEEIRNADVRLESFNIDAIQKEKRAGLIAEITGILEKSNGKIRTLVHSIAKGNLKPMTGEGPILENIDFQLTLDAMALSLYDWTQAVFQAKLFAKDSRVISFTSEGNQKAWANYAAVSVAKVAMESITRSMALEFASHGIRCNCIQAGVTVTRSFQLIPGSETLKEHALKRNPYRRLTVPNDVANVVYLLSKDEACWITGAIIPVNGGEHLK